The DNA window TGCATAAGCCGGGATATTTTCTTTGGCTTGGTCAAGGCGTTGAAATATTTGCTCCCTCGCCCAATAAATATCTACATCGTCTTGAAAAACAACCGTAACTACCGAAAGCCCGAAACGAGAGATACTTCTCAATTCGATTACTTTTGGAATAGTTTTTACAGCTTGTTCGAGTGGATAGGTAATTAATTGTTCTACTTCCTGACTTGCCAATGTTGGAGCAGTAGTAATAATTTGTACTTGATTGTTGGTAATATCTGGCAAGGCATCCAGTGGTAAATTTTTAATGGAATAGCTTCCCCAAGCTATAAGCACAAGGGTAAATAAGAGTATAACGAATTTGTTCTTTATACTAAATTGTATGATTTTGTCTAACATTGAAAATATTATAATGAATTAGAAATTAGCAAATAGAATACTTGCCATTATTTGTGATACGATCACAACTTTCTAACCCGAATCCTGATGGTTATCAGGACGGGCATCATTATGCTATTTGAGGTGGTTGCCAAATACTTCCGAAGAAATTAGAAGCAAGAATTGATTTGTATTCTGGTACTTTTTTGTCAATTATGATTTTGACAGAAACGAAATTATAATGGTAAATGGCATTGTAAACGAAACTTTGGCAACCACAACAGTTGCAGATGCACAAAGGAGAACAAGAATCATTGTCGTGGGTATGATTGGATTCATTGCTAATTGTCACTTTATTATATGAAG is part of the Flavobacterium nackdongense genome and encodes:
- a CDS encoding DUF6660 family protein, which translates into the protein MKFTNFILSIIFLLLSCLPCADMEHDTSYNKVTISNESNHTHDNDSCSPLCICNCCGCQSFVYNAIYHYNFVSVKIIIDKKVPEYKSILASNFFGSIWQPPQIA